The Chryseobacterium nakagawai genome has a segment encoding these proteins:
- a CDS encoding EamA family transporter, protein MKKKNILKGVLFVGIGASIYGMLATFVKMAYHDGFTTSEVTTSQFVLGLTGLLILNLIQTLTSKKKLSMPNSKEVRMLMLAGTSLGGTSLFYYIAVQYINVSIAIVLLMQSVWFSVVVESIITKKLPNARKIVAVIIVLLGTVLATNLINMEIELDWHGIFWGLMAAASYTLTMFTSNTLATHLPVFRKSIIMLAGGSIVVFAFLFFAQIGPMYFDGLKAFYLNFTENTEHIHSFNYSIFLTYGFVLALFGTIIPPILFNIGFPNAGLGLGSIVSSLELPVSVTMAFVLLGEQVFLIQWVGIILILFAIVLMNLPSKKEKEVSMAEVS, encoded by the coding sequence ATGAAGAAGAAAAATATACTAAAAGGTGTTTTATTTGTAGGGATTGGTGCTAGTATATACGGAATGTTGGCCACTTTTGTGAAAATGGCCTATCATGATGGTTTTACAACGTCTGAAGTGACGACCTCCCAATTTGTATTAGGTTTGACAGGGCTTTTGATCCTGAATTTGATCCAAACCTTAACCTCGAAGAAGAAATTATCAATGCCCAACTCCAAAGAGGTCAGAATGCTGATGCTTGCCGGAACGTCATTGGGAGGAACAAGTTTGTTTTATTATATAGCAGTTCAGTATATCAACGTTTCCATTGCGATTGTATTGCTGATGCAATCGGTTTGGTTTAGTGTAGTGGTAGAAAGTATTATCACTAAAAAGCTACCGAATGCAAGAAAAATTGTGGCTGTAATTATTGTATTACTGGGAACGGTTTTAGCGACCAACCTTATTAATATGGAAATTGAACTGGATTGGCATGGAATATTCTGGGGACTGATGGCCGCAGCTTCATATACATTAACGATGTTTACTTCCAATACTTTAGCGACGCATTTACCTGTTTTCAGAAAGAGTATTATTATGTTGGCAGGAGGTTCTATTGTTGTTTTTGCCTTTCTGTTCTTCGCACAGATAGGACCCATGTATTTTGATGGATTAAAAGCTTTTTATCTGAATTTTACAGAAAATACAGAGCATATCCACTCTTTCAATTATTCAATATTTTTAACATATGGTTTTGTGTTGGCTTTATTCGGAACCATCATTCCACCAATTCTGTTCAATATCGGTTTCCCGAATGCAGGATTAGGATTAGGTAGTATTGTTTCTTCACTGGAACTCCCAGTTTCCGTAACCATGGCCTTTGTTCTATTGGGTGAACAAGTATTTTTAATACAATGGGTAGGAATTATATTGATTCTTTTTGCCATTGTTTTAATGAATCTTCCTTCCAAAAAAGAAAAAGAAGTTTCTATGGCAGAAGTCTCTTAA
- a CDS encoding T9SS-dependent M36 family metallopeptidase, with the protein MKNKTLPILFAVFSVFPAFMFGQDNERLLKDYISQNKTREYKKSDLNNIIIDNVDPSKSLNGNVVKFLQTYNGLPIYSSVGTALIRDNKIVYYTDNFVKDYKESASGSASVTAKDALQRIADHLGKDEVKSYYILGYSDTDPEKGYAAKQRLVYAEDKGSLKLAYQFSFQDPKSPSYWDILINAKTGEIISESDLNLSCNFRHDAFSHDESTLANNSFIGPVQMSAQPALLAPDMATYNVFPLPIESATFGSRSIVTNPWLPAASPEGWHSDGTNHYTYTRGNNVFAYDDKANTNAPGTYADGGASRNFDFPFNINGTPANNLNAAITNLFYINNKVHDIFYKFGFTETSKNFQQNNFGLGGLGNDYVNAEAQDGGGTDNANFASPADGSKPRMQMYLWSAINQKFYYNAPSVAVPRAPLVGTADFGSPLNANGVTGSVMLSAVSDGCTALPAGSLTEKIGLVERGTCSFVVKTKNLQDAGAIATIIYNNDANGNSLSNMTGVDATVTIPTVLIAKSEGDYIKGLLAANTPVNVTLKNDPATSMTPDGSFDNGIITHEYGHGISNRLTGTGSNCLNASVSMEQMGEGWSDFFALMVTNKPGDNASVPRGMGTYVIGQPTTGLGIRPAKYSPDFTINSYTYGNTNGMVYTNTSGGLSLDVHSIGFVWATMLWDLHWKYVEKYGYSSDVLSGTSNGSTKVLQLVTDALKLQGCNPSFVDGRNAILAAEMATTNGQDKCMIWKVFAKRGLGVNASAGLKNNIYDQVENFDLPSECASLSTDEVKSIKENKISVYPNPARDEFFISFPVNTIGKVSVEIYDMSGKMVSSEDKISPDAKKAISTSRLVDGTYMVKVKGLGFEATSKVMVRK; encoded by the coding sequence ATGAAAAATAAAACTCTACCTATTTTGTTTGCGGTTTTCTCTGTTTTTCCTGCTTTTATGTTCGGACAGGATAATGAAAGATTGCTTAAGGATTATATTTCTCAAAATAAAACGAGAGAATATAAAAAATCTGATTTAAATAATATTATTATTGATAATGTAGATCCGTCAAAGTCTTTGAATGGAAATGTTGTAAAATTTTTACAAACCTATAATGGACTTCCAATATATAGTTCTGTGGGAACTGCACTTATTCGGGATAATAAGATTGTTTATTATACGGATAATTTTGTAAAAGATTATAAGGAGTCTGCGTCAGGTAGTGCTTCTGTTACTGCAAAAGATGCTTTACAGAGAATTGCCGACCATTTAGGAAAGGATGAGGTGAAATCTTATTATATTCTTGGATATTCAGACACAGATCCTGAAAAGGGATATGCGGCAAAGCAAAGATTAGTATATGCTGAAGATAAAGGAAGTTTGAAACTGGCTTATCAATTCTCATTTCAGGATCCAAAATCCCCAAGTTACTGGGATATTCTTATAAACGCGAAAACCGGGGAAATTATAAGTGAATCCGATCTTAATCTTTCCTGTAATTTCCGACACGATGCCTTTTCACATGATGAATCAACACTTGCGAACAATAGTTTTATAGGGCCTGTGCAGATGAGTGCTCAGCCAGCTTTATTGGCACCGGATATGGCAACCTATAATGTGTTTCCATTGCCTATAGAATCTGCAACATTTGGTTCCAGGTCAATAGTGACAAATCCATGGCTGCCTGCTGCTTCTCCGGAAGGATGGCATTCTGATGGAACAAATCATTATACATATACACGAGGAAATAATGTGTTTGCCTACGATGATAAGGCTAATACTAATGCTCCCGGTACTTATGCAGATGGAGGGGCAAGTAGAAATTTTGATTTTCCGTTCAATATTAATGGTACTCCGGCCAACAATTTAAATGCTGCTATTACCAATTTATTTTATATTAATAACAAGGTTCATGACATCTTTTACAAGTTTGGATTTACCGAAACCTCAAAGAATTTTCAACAAAATAATTTTGGATTGGGAGGTTTGGGAAATGACTATGTAAATGCTGAAGCGCAAGATGGTGGAGGTACAGACAATGCGAACTTTGCAAGCCCTGCAGATGGTAGTAAACCAAGAATGCAAATGTATTTATGGAGCGCAATAAACCAAAAATTCTATTATAATGCACCAAGTGTGGCTGTTCCAAGAGCTCCTTTAGTGGGAACGGCGGATTTTGGTAGTCCTTTGAATGCTAATGGGGTTACAGGTAGTGTAATGTTATCTGCGGTTTCTGATGGATGTACAGCTTTACCTGCAGGATCGCTTACGGAGAAAATTGGACTGGTGGAAAGAGGGACGTGCTCATTTGTGGTTAAAACTAAAAATCTTCAGGATGCGGGGGCTATCGCTACTATTATTTATAATAACGATGCTAATGGTAATTCATTGAGTAATATGACTGGAGTTGATGCAACGGTTACTATTCCTACGGTGCTGATTGCAAAATCTGAAGGTGATTATATTAAAGGTTTGCTTGCTGCAAATACACCTGTAAATGTGACTTTAAAAAATGATCCTGCTACCAGTATGACTCCGGATGGAAGCTTTGATAATGGTATTATTACTCATGAGTATGGACATGGTATTTCTAACAGGCTAACCGGAACAGGATCGAACTGTTTAAATGCGAGTGTTAGTATGGAACAGATGGGAGAAGGTTGGTCCGATTTCTTCGCTCTTATGGTGACTAATAAGCCTGGAGATAATGCTTCTGTTCCAAGAGGTATGGGAACGTACGTAATAGGACAACCTACAACAGGTTTAGGAATCAGACCTGCTAAATATTCTCCTGATTTTACAATCAATAGTTATACTTATGGAAACACAAATGGGATGGTGTATACTAACACAAGTGGCGGTTTGTCTCTTGATGTTCACTCTATAGGGTTTGTATGGGCAACCATGTTATGGGATCTTCATTGGAAGTATGTTGAAAAATACGGATACTCTTCTGATGTATTGTCTGGTACGTCTAATGGAAGTACTAAAGTATTGCAACTGGTTACGGATGCTTTGAAGCTGCAGGGTTGTAATCCAAGTTTTGTTGATGGAAGAAATGCTATTTTAGCTGCAGAAATGGCAACTACAAACGGACAGGATAAATGTATGATCTGGAAGGTTTTTGCAAAGAGAGGGCTGGGAGTAAATGCTTCGGCTGGTCTTAAAAATAATATCTATGATCAGGTTGAAAACTTTGACTTACCGTCAGAATGTGCTTCATTATCAACTGATGAGGTGAAGTCAATTAAAGAAAATAAAATTTCTGTTTATCCTAATCCGGCTAGAGATGAGTTCTTTATCAGTTTTCCGGTTAATACCATTGGAAAAGTAAGTGTAGAGATTTATGATATGTCAGGTAAGATGGTTTCTTCTGAAGATAAAATTTCACCTGATGCTAAGAAAGCAATTTCTACAAGCCGTTTGGTAGATGGTACTTATATGGTAAAGGTGAAAGGGTTGGGCTTTGAAGCAACATCGAAAGTGATGGTAAGAAAATAA
- a CDS encoding T9SS-dependent M36 family metallopeptidase, whose translation MKNKTLPILFAVFSVFPVIAFGQDNEKLIKDYISQNKIREYKKYDLNNFIIDNVDASKSLNGNVVKFIQTYKGLPIYNSVGTALIKDNKVVYYTDNFVKDYTISVIGNATVSKTAALHTIAEDLKKNDVKGFLIRDFSGESADSKKVAKQRLVYVDHKGSLKLAYEYLLREPKSPSYWNYLIDTNTGEIIEKTDLNLSCNFHPGAYSHSHGEIDFIQNKHEGPQNNMAQFTPFLAPDNASYNVFPLPVEAPTFGSRQLISNPWNLAASPEGWHSDGDIHYTITRGNNVYAYEDTGDVDAGLSPDGGTTRNFDFPFSINGTPAANQNASITNLFYLNNKIHDVFYKFGFTESARNFQKNNFGLGGLGDDYVEAEGQDGGGLNNANFGTPPDGNNPYMQMYLWSPVNQMFFYNAPGAAVVRTPINGTAEFGPALTATGVTANVQLSSNIYACTALPAGSLAGKIGLIERGGGTNCGFAVKAKNAQDAGAIGVVIYNNAAATNFPWGMGGTDPSITIPTVSIENSEGEYIKTQLAANTAVNITLKNDPATSITPDGSFDNGIVTHEYGHGISNRLTGTGSGCLSTSASREQMGEGWSDFFALMLTNKPGDNASVARGMGTYAGGEPITGGGIRPAKYSPNFSVNPFTYGTTNQMQVTNTNGSVSTDSHSIGFVWATMLWDLHWKYVEKYGYSSDVMSTTPNGSTKVLQIVVDALKLQACNPSFIDGRDAILSADMATTNGQDRCMIWKVFAKRGLGIGASAGVKSVGTDQVENFNIPEDCASLGTDEVTSIKDNKISIYPNPAKDEFYINFPSKTLGKVSVELYDMSGKLVSSEDKISPENKKSISTSRLINGTYIVKVKGLGFEANSKVIVKK comes from the coding sequence ATGAAAAATAAAACTCTACCTATTTTGTTTGCGGTATTTTCTGTTTTTCCGGTTATTGCATTCGGACAAGACAATGAAAAGCTTATTAAAGATTATATTTCTCAAAATAAAATAAGAGAATATAAAAAATATGATCTCAATAATTTTATTATAGATAATGTAGATGCTTCAAAATCTTTAAATGGGAATGTTGTGAAATTTATACAGACTTATAAAGGCTTGCCAATATATAATTCTGTGGGGACAGCACTTATTAAAGATAATAAAGTAGTTTATTATACAGATAATTTTGTAAAAGATTATACTATATCTGTCATTGGTAATGCCACTGTCAGCAAAACTGCTGCGCTTCATACCATTGCAGAAGATTTGAAGAAAAATGATGTGAAAGGCTTTCTTATTCGTGATTTTTCCGGAGAATCTGCTGACAGTAAAAAAGTTGCAAAACAAAGACTTGTATATGTAGATCATAAAGGGAGTTTGAAACTTGCTTATGAATATCTGTTAAGAGAACCAAAATCACCAAGCTATTGGAACTATCTAATAGATACAAATACCGGTGAAATCATTGAAAAAACAGACTTGAATCTATCTTGTAATTTTCATCCAGGTGCTTATTCTCATAGCCATGGAGAGATAGATTTTATCCAAAATAAGCATGAGGGACCACAAAATAATATGGCTCAATTTACCCCTTTCCTGGCACCGGATAATGCCAGTTATAATGTTTTTCCTTTACCGGTAGAAGCTCCTACATTCGGTTCAAGACAATTAATCTCTAATCCATGGAATTTAGCAGCTTCACCAGAAGGGTGGCATTCCGATGGAGATATTCATTATACGATTACAAGGGGGAATAATGTATATGCTTATGAAGATACAGGAGATGTAGATGCTGGTCTTTCTCCTGATGGTGGAACTACCAGAAATTTTGATTTTCCATTCAGTATCAATGGAACACCAGCTGCTAATCAAAATGCGTCTATTACTAATCTGTTTTATTTGAATAATAAAATTCATGATGTATTTTATAAGTTTGGATTTACAGAATCAGCGAGAAACTTTCAGAAAAATAATTTTGGATTGGGTGGGCTCGGTGATGATTATGTAGAAGCGGAAGGTCAGGACGGAGGCGGACTTAATAATGCCAATTTCGGCACCCCTCCAGATGGAAATAATCCGTACATGCAGATGTATTTATGGTCACCCGTAAATCAGATGTTCTTTTACAATGCTCCGGGAGCTGCTGTTGTACGTACACCTATTAATGGGACTGCTGAATTTGGTCCTGCATTAACAGCTACCGGCGTGACAGCCAACGTGCAGTTGTCATCAAATATATATGCTTGTACAGCGTTACCAGCTGGATCACTTGCAGGGAAAATAGGACTTATTGAAAGAGGTGGAGGGACAAACTGTGGTTTTGCTGTAAAAGCAAAAAATGCCCAAGATGCCGGAGCCATTGGTGTTGTAATCTATAATAATGCAGCTGCTACCAATTTTCCGTGGGGAATGGGCGGGACGGATCCTTCTATTACAATTCCTACAGTTTCCATCGAAAACTCAGAAGGAGAGTATATAAAAACTCAACTTGCTGCTAATACAGCAGTGAACATTACCCTTAAAAATGATCCGGCTACCAGTATTACTCCAGACGGAAGTTTTGATAATGGAATTGTAACCCATGAATATGGACATGGAATATCAAACCGATTAACGGGTACAGGTTCTGGATGTTTGTCTACCTCTGCAAGTAGAGAGCAGATGGGAGAAGGCTGGTCTGATTTCTTTGCTTTAATGTTGACCAATAAGCCTGGTGATAATGCTTCGGTAGCAAGAGGTATGGGAACCTACGCAGGAGGAGAGCCAATAACAGGAGGCGGTATCAGACCTGCTAAATATTCCCCTAATTTTTCAGTGAATCCTTTTACGTATGGAACTACCAATCAAATGCAAGTTACCAATACCAATGGGAGTGTATCTACAGATTCTCATTCTATTGGTTTTGTCTGGGCTACTATGTTGTGGGATTTGCATTGGAAGTATGTTGAAAAATATGGATATTCATCAGATGTAATGTCAACGACTCCTAATGGAAGTACAAAAGTACTGCAAATAGTAGTGGATGCCTTGAAGCTTCAGGCATGTAACCCTAGCTTTATTGATGGAAGAGATGCAATATTGTCTGCAGATATGGCAACAACAAACGGTCAGGATAGATGTATGATCTGGAAAGTCTTCGCAAAAAGAGGGCTTGGAATAGGAGCTTCCGCAGGCGTGAAAAGTGTGGGTACGGATCAAGTAGAGAATTTTAATATACCTGAAGACTGTGCTTCACTGGGAACTGATGAAGTAACTTCAATTAAAGATAATAAAATTTCTATTTATCCAAATCCTGCAAAAGATGAGTTTTATATTAATTTCCCAAGTAAAACTCTTGGAAAAGTAAGTGTAGAATTATATGATATGTCTGGTAAATTGGTTTCTTCAGAAGATAAAATTTCACCTGAAAATAAAAAATCAATTTCTACAAGCCGTCTGATAAATGGTACTTATATTGTAAAAGTGAAAGGGCTTGGTTTTGAAGCTAATTCTAAAGTGATTGTAAAAAAATAA